The Cetobacterium sp. ZOR0034 genome window below encodes:
- the istA gene encoding IS21 family transposase, whose amino-acid sequence MKGLYMFEEIKKLKESQVAKQLNIDTRTVKRYWNMSEQDFLNLVKKLNENKSKSILDQYKDEILGFLITYKDFTAAQIYDRLKEQHINFDLCKSSVRNYVAKLREKNNLNKKLKEREYVAVEELPMGKQAQVDFGEIILYDVENNPVKVWTFAMMLSHSRYKYGCWQDKPFNAQDFVEAHNKAFQYFGGIPEEIVYDRTKVALVNENEDGTFKLCKAFEEYVKKVKFNPVFCKPYDPESKGKIEAVVKYFKFNFANHRTFKGIDNLNAAFHRWLEGTGNTKVHQTTKKVPSEVFSLERQYLSDKHLSKDIPIIQHRVKKDNTISYEGNRYSLPKGTYSAHKDIVLNIVGDLLEIKTLDLNLIISYKMATGKGKLIQKEPYHRQIDKEVSELKTEVFEQFKYNERILEYIEKLVISDPKNVRRNLVKLQKLGNEFSLNALVGGVEYSLLKGDLSLGTLSLKVKQNSFSVKKEEILQSDLIPKICDVNTRSISEYQNIQEEGL is encoded by the coding sequence TTGAAAGGACTGTATATGTTTGAAGAAATTAAAAAATTAAAAGAATCTCAAGTTGCTAAACAATTAAATATTGATACTAGAACTGTTAAAAGATATTGGAATATGAGCGAACAAGATTTCTTAAATCTTGTAAAAAAACTTAATGAAAATAAATCAAAATCAATATTAGATCAATACAAAGATGAAATATTAGGATTTTTAATAACTTACAAAGATTTTACCGCTGCTCAAATTTATGACCGTTTAAAAGAACAGCATATTAATTTTGATTTATGCAAAAGCAGTGTTAGAAATTATGTCGCTAAATTGAGAGAAAAAAATAATCTTAATAAAAAATTGAAAGAACGTGAATATGTAGCTGTAGAAGAACTTCCTATGGGGAAGCAAGCGCAAGTGGATTTTGGAGAAATTATTCTTTATGATGTTGAAAATAATCCTGTAAAAGTATGGACTTTTGCTATGATGTTATCACATTCAAGATATAAATATGGATGTTGGCAAGATAAGCCATTTAATGCTCAAGATTTTGTAGAGGCTCATAACAAAGCTTTTCAATATTTTGGAGGTATTCCAGAAGAGATTGTATATGATAGAACTAAAGTTGCTTTAGTAAATGAAAATGAAGATGGAACCTTTAAGCTCTGTAAAGCTTTTGAAGAGTATGTTAAAAAAGTTAAGTTTAATCCTGTGTTCTGTAAGCCTTACGATCCTGAAAGTAAAGGGAAAATAGAAGCTGTTGTTAAATATTTTAAGTTTAATTTTGCAAACCATAGAACGTTTAAAGGTATCGATAATCTTAATGCAGCTTTTCATAGATGGTTAGAGGGTACAGGAAATACGAAAGTCCATCAGACAACAAAAAAAGTGCCCTCAGAAGTATTTTCCCTGGAAAGACAATACCTTTCTGATAAGCACTTATCTAAAGACATCCCAATTATACAACACAGAGTGAAAAAAGACAATACGATTTCTTATGAAGGTAATCGTTACTCTTTACCGAAGGGAACATACAGCGCTCATAAAGATATAGTTTTAAATATTGTTGGTGATTTACTTGAAATTAAAACGTTAGATTTAAATTTAATAATTTCATATAAAATGGCTACTGGAAAAGGAAAACTGATTCAAAAAGAACCTTATCATAGACAGATTGATAAAGAAGTTTCAGAACTAAAAACTGAAGTGTTTGAACAGTTTAAATATAATGAGCGTATATTAGAATACATTGAAAAATTAGTAATATCTGATCCTAAAAATGTTAGAAGAAATTTAGTTAAGCTACAGAAACTAGGAAATGAATTTTCCTTAAATGCTTTAGTTGGAGGAGTGGAATATTCTCTTTTAAAAGGTGATTTGTCATTAGGAACATTATCTTTAAAAGTTAAACAAAACTCTTTTTCTGTTAAAAAAGAGGAAATTTTACAAAGTGATTTAATTCCAAAAATTTGTGATGTGAATACACGTAGTATTTCAGAATATCAAAATATACAGGAGGAAGGGTTATGA
- a CDS encoding EFR1 family ferrodoxin (N-terminal region resembles flavodoxins. C-terminal ferrodoxin region binds two 4Fe-4S clusters.): MNMKTIYYFSGTGNTLYLAKFLKDNCSYNLVNIAEVLDKNIKIEGEVGFLFPIYAMGIPKLVEKFIKNIEIGDAKYIFAIATCGGSGYGIPFQQINNILKNKSTKLNYSEYCHMPDNYLKLFKPLSESDAKIDLEKSSSKMKLISKNISNQQNSYNKSHIILYPIFLLIYKFWRLGLKRTHKSFEVSKEKCITCKICEKVCPVDNIKLENEIPSWQNSCEECLACVNLCPTIAISCGKKSKHNMRYKNPYILVTELIKQKSGS; the protein is encoded by the coding sequence ATGAATATGAAAACTATTTATTATTTTTCAGGAACTGGAAATACATTATATTTAGCAAAATTTTTAAAAGATAATTGTTCATACAATTTAGTAAATATAGCTGAAGTTTTAGATAAAAATATAAAAATAGAAGGCGAAGTTGGTTTTTTATTTCCGATATATGCTATGGGGATTCCAAAATTAGTTGAAAAGTTTATAAAAAATATAGAGATAGGTGATGCTAAATATATATTTGCAATAGCCACATGTGGAGGAAGCGGATATGGTATTCCATTTCAACAAATAAATAATATTTTAAAAAATAAGAGTACTAAGTTAAATTATTCAGAATATTGTCATATGCCAGATAATTATTTAAAGTTATTTAAACCTTTATCAGAAAGTGATGCCAAAATTGATCTAGAAAAATCTAGTTCCAAAATGAAACTAATTTCAAAAAATATATCTAATCAACAAAATAGTTATAATAAAAGTCACATTATTTTATATCCAATTTTTTTACTTATATATAAATTTTGGAGATTAGGATTGAAGAGAACTCATAAAAGTTTTGAAGTGAGTAAAGAAAAATGTATCACTTGCAAAATCTGTGAAAAAGTTTGTCCTGTAGATAATATTAAATTAGAAAATGAAATTCCGAGTTGGCAAAATAGCTGTGAAGAGTGCCTAGCTTGTGTAAATCTTTGTCCGACAATAGCAATATCGTGTGGTAAGAAAAGTAAACATAACATGAGATATAAAAATCCATATATATTAGTAACCGAATTAATAAAACAAAAAAGTGGTAGTTAA